In Tachypleus tridentatus isolate NWPU-2018 chromosome 7, ASM421037v1, whole genome shotgun sequence, a genomic segment contains:
- the LOC143257350 gene encoding octopamine receptor beta-2R-like yields the protein MTDDDRASAFVHVYLNSSVLTNTKNDTDVVSRPETWDNVFLLVLKSSVMIVIMLAAVFGNTLVIISVFRHRKLRITTNYFIVSLAFADTLVALLAMTFNASVKITGRWVFDPITCDFWNSCDVLFSTASIMHLCCISVDRYYAIIKPLEYPNKLTGRAVAIMLLCVWVSSALISFIPIFLGWYTTVDHLKFKESHPEDCYFVVNKPYAIISSSVSFWIPCFIMVFTYWKIFLEASKQEKTLLKTQPGMYPRPSADHTATEEMNSMPHQRYSQCDDPESGHSTPTKRHLIKLKREHKAAKTLGIIMGAFILCWLPFFLWYVSMAMCGEACYCPDIVVDTLFWIGYFNSSLNPIIYAYFNRDFREAFKETLLSLFCACCPISVSASRRSESNVAPSNNSFRSTQDIGMVENKCLRK from the coding sequence ATGACGGACGACGATCGCGCTAGTGCTTTTGTTCACGTTTATCTGAACAGTTCTGTTTTGACCAACACGAAAAACGATACCGACGTGGTGTCGCGCCCCGAAACGTGGGACAACGTCTTCCTTTTAGTTCTTAAATCATCCGTGATGATAGTCATCATGCTTGCTGCTGTGTTCGGCAACACCCTCGTCATCATCAGCGTCTTCCGCCACCGCAAGCTGCGTATAACCACCAATTACTTCATTGTGTCCCTCGCCTTTGCCGACACCCTTGTGGCACTTTTAGCCATGACTTTCAACGCCAGTGTTAAGATTACCGGTAGATGGGTGTTTGACCCCATTACTTGCGATTTCTGGAATTCCTGTGACGTCTTATTCTCCACAGCTTCTATCATGCATTTGTGTTGCATCAGTGTGGACCGATATTACGCCATCATCAAACCCTTAGAATACCCCAACAAACTGACTGGCCGAGCCGTGGCCATCATGCTCTTGTGCGTTTGGGTCTCTTCTGCCTTGATTTCCTTCATTCCCATCTTCCTAGGATGGTACACAACAGTGGACCATCTGAAATTTAAAGAAAGCCATCCTGAGGACTGCTATTTCGTAGTGAACAAACCTTACGCCATCATCTCGTCCAGTGTGTCGTTCTGGATTCCTTGCTTCATCATGGTCTTCACCTACTGGAAGATCTTCCTGGAAGCCTCAAAACAGGAAAAGACGTTGCTGAAAACACAGCCTGGGATGTACCCCCGACCCAGTGCCGACCATACTGCAACTGAAGAAATGAACTCCATGCCCCATCAGAGATATTCTCAGTGTGATGATCCCGAGAGTGGCCATTCCACTCCTACCAAACGTCACCTCATTAAGCTGAAACGGGAACATAAAGCAGCCAAGACCTTAGGTATTATCATGGGTGCTTTCATCCTGTGCTGGTTGCCTTTCTTCCTGTGGTACGTATCGATGGCAATGTGTGGAGAGGCTTGCTACTGTCCTGATATCGTTGTGGACACTCTCTTCTGGATTGGGTACTTTAATTCTTCTCTGAACCCCATCATCTACGCCTACTTCAACAGAGACTTCAGAGAGGCATTCAAGGAAACCCTACTTTCTCTCTTTTGTGCATGCTGTCCAATCTCAGTTTCTGCTAGTCGTCGAAGTGAAAGTAACGTTGCCCCGAGTAATAATTCTTTTCGGTCAACACAGGACATCGGCATGGTTGAAAACAAGTGTCTCCGCAAGTGA